A single genomic interval of Bradyrhizobium sp. sBnM-33 harbors:
- a CDS encoding outer membrane protein, giving the protein MKKLLLGAAALAVMAAPAFAADMPPRPYTKAPAYTAPQVVYNWTGFYIGGHVGGAFAGDSSLQGSDARFLGGVQGGFDYQFAPNWVLGAEAQYSWLPNNNNNGVLFPGGTLVTSNTDQIGSVTGRIGYTWGPTLLYAKGGYAWRNGNDLGVSVAGVPAGFTTNGNEKDGYTVGGGLEYMFAPNWSAKAEYQYYNFGDTTFTSGPADITGRSFRNDEHTAKVGVNYRFGWGGPAAGKY; this is encoded by the coding sequence ATGAAGAAGTTACTGCTCGGGGCTGCCGCGCTGGCCGTCATGGCGGCTCCAGCTTTTGCGGCCGACATGCCGCCCCGGCCGTACACCAAGGCGCCTGCCTATACGGCGCCTCAAGTCGTCTACAATTGGACCGGATTCTATATCGGCGGGCATGTCGGCGGCGCCTTTGCGGGCGACAGCTCCCTGCAGGGCAGCGATGCCCGCTTCCTTGGCGGCGTGCAGGGCGGCTTCGACTATCAGTTCGCGCCGAACTGGGTGCTGGGCGCCGAAGCCCAGTATAGCTGGCTGCCCAACAACAATAATAATGGCGTGCTGTTTCCGGGCGGGACGCTCGTGACCTCCAACACTGATCAGATCGGCTCGGTAACCGGGCGGATCGGCTACACTTGGGGTCCGACGCTGCTCTACGCCAAGGGCGGTTACGCCTGGCGCAACGGCAACGATCTCGGAGTATCGGTGGCCGGCGTGCCCGCGGGCTTCACCACCAACGGCAACGAGAAGGACGGTTATACGGTCGGCGGCGGCCTCGAATACATGTTTGCCCCGAACTGGTCGGCCAAGGCCGAGTACCAGTATTACAATTTCGGCGACACCACCTTCACGTCCGGTCCCGCCGACATCACCGGCCGCAGCTTCCGCAACGACGAACACACCGCCAAGGTCGGCGTGAACTACCGGTTCGGCTGGGGCGGCCCTGCTGCTGGCAAATACTGA